One stretch of Caldinitratiruptor microaerophilus DNA includes these proteins:
- a CDS encoding DinB family protein, whose protein sequence is MRASDFFPFRHQIREGTRIAIDGLTPEQLEWKPPGGVHSILGWLRHVAQAEDWWVRRVILGEAMTPKRKVEVPDLESVMAYLEETRARTNRLLEEWPAEKLQEIRPIPPDHNGPPIEEAPIHWIIQTVFNHEIHHRAQIRLYRRLMGVPAAPSW, encoded by the coding sequence GTGCGCGCAAGCGACTTCTTTCCGTTCCGCCACCAGATCCGAGAGGGAACACGGATTGCCATCGACGGCCTGACGCCCGAGCAGCTGGAGTGGAAACCGCCGGGCGGGGTCCACTCGATCCTGGGGTGGCTTCGTCATGTCGCCCAGGCGGAGGACTGGTGGGTCCGGCGTGTGATCCTCGGTGAGGCGATGACCCCGAAGCGGAAGGTCGAGGTGCCGGACTTGGAATCCGTCATGGCCTACCTGGAGGAGACCCGGGCCCGGACCAACCGCCTCCTGGAAGAGTGGCCCGCTGAGAAGCTGCAGGAGATCCGGCCCATCCCGCCCGACCACAACGGCCCTCCCATCGAGGAAGCGCCCATTCACTGGATCATCCAGACCGTCTTCAACCACGAGATCCACCACCGGGCCCAGATCCGTCTCTACCGGCGCCTCATGGGAGTGCCCGCGGCGCCCTCCTGGTGA
- a CDS encoding SDR family oxidoreductase, with protein sequence MVLPENASPHVWELFKLTGKVALVTGASRGLGLEIAEGLGEAGARVVITARRRPALDEAYEALRARGIDCRAFQGSVASPDDVAALVRQVLEWYGRIDILVNNAGRTWGAPTLEMPLDRWQEVLDTNVTGTFLLSQAVAREMVRQGEGGRIINMASVAGLQGSNPQHLSAVGYSASKAAVIGLTRTLATHLAQFGITVNAIAPGFFPTRMSEGVLEKVGDEVARGIPLGRVGRPGELKGVAVFLASPASSYITGQVIVVDGGATAW encoded by the coding sequence ATGGTGCTACCCGAGAACGCATCCCCGCATGTGTGGGAACTTTTCAAACTCACGGGCAAGGTGGCCCTCGTGACCGGGGCCTCTCGGGGCCTGGGGCTCGAGATCGCCGAGGGGCTCGGCGAGGCCGGTGCCCGGGTGGTGATCACGGCCCGGCGGCGGCCAGCCCTGGATGAAGCGTACGAGGCCCTGCGGGCCCGGGGGATCGACTGCCGGGCGTTTCAGGGATCGGTCGCCAGCCCGGACGACGTGGCGGCCCTGGTGCGTCAGGTGCTCGAGTGGTACGGGCGGATCGACATCCTGGTGAACAACGCCGGGCGGACATGGGGCGCGCCGACCCTGGAGATGCCGCTTGACCGGTGGCAGGAAGTCCTGGACACGAACGTGACCGGAACGTTCCTCCTCTCGCAGGCCGTGGCCCGGGAGATGGTCCGGCAGGGCGAGGGCGGCCGGATCATCAACATGGCGTCGGTCGCCGGGCTGCAGGGATCGAACCCCCAGCACCTCTCGGCAGTGGGTTACAGCGCCAGCAAGGCGGCCGTGATCGGGCTCACCCGGACGCTGGCCACCCACCTGGCGCAGTTCGGCATCACCGTGAACGCCATCGCCCCGGGCTTCTTCCCCACCCGGATGAGCGAGGGCGTCCTGGAGAAGGTCGGGGACGAGGTGGCCCGGGGCATTCCCCTCGGGCGAGTGGGCCGGCCCGGCGAGCTGAAGGGCGTCGCCGTGTTCCTGGCCTCGCCTGCGAGTTCCTACATCACCGGTCAGGTCATCGTGGTCGACGGCGGCGCGACCGCCTGGTAG
- a CDS encoding long-chain-fatty-acid--CoA ligase: protein MTRPWLKHYPEGVRAHLEYPRVPLYALLDETAAHHPDLTALRFYQHRLTYRELAERVNRFAAALAGLGVRKGDRVALMLPNSPAYVIGYYGTLKAGGIVAQVNPLYTGRELLHILNDSGAETIVVADVLYPKVQSVQSGSPLKNVLVARLQGGVEPGPGAHSMEALIAGAAPQAPEVAVDAGDVAVLQYTGGTTGVSKGAMLTHFNLVANALQVKEWMAGPAEPGQERILTVLPLFHVYGMTVCMNFGLATASELILLPRFEIAEVMNTIRETRPTFFPGVPTMYVAVNNFPDAESYGVSSIRRCNSGGAPLPFEVMQAFERRFGSVLFEGYGLSEASPVTHANPVVGLRKPGTIGIPYPDTDAEIVDIETGERVLPPGEVGELRIRGPQVMAGYWNRPDETAKALRNGWLYTGDIAKMDEDGYFTIVERKKDMIITSGYNVFPREVEEVLYEHPAVLEAAVAGIPDPYRGEAVKAYVVLRPGMQATEEEIIAFCRERIAPFKAPRAVEFRDSLPKSAVGKVLRRLLTEGERQA, encoded by the coding sequence GTGACGCGTCCGTGGCTGAAGCATTACCCGGAGGGCGTGCGAGCGCACCTGGAGTACCCGCGAGTCCCGCTCTACGCGCTGCTGGACGAGACCGCGGCGCACCACCCGGACCTGACCGCCCTTCGCTTCTACCAGCACCGGCTGACCTACCGCGAACTGGCCGAGCGCGTGAACCGGTTCGCGGCGGCGCTGGCCGGCCTGGGCGTGCGCAAGGGCGACCGGGTGGCACTGATGCTCCCGAACTCGCCGGCCTACGTGATCGGGTACTACGGCACCCTGAAGGCCGGTGGCATCGTGGCCCAGGTCAACCCGCTGTACACCGGCCGGGAGCTGCTCCACATCCTGAACGACTCCGGCGCGGAGACCATCGTCGTCGCCGATGTGCTGTACCCGAAAGTGCAGTCCGTCCAGTCCGGCAGCCCGCTCAAGAACGTGCTGGTCGCCCGCCTCCAGGGCGGGGTCGAGCCGGGTCCGGGAGCCCACTCGATGGAGGCGCTCATCGCCGGTGCGGCACCGCAGGCTCCGGAGGTGGCGGTGGATGCCGGCGACGTCGCCGTCTTGCAGTACACGGGCGGAACCACCGGCGTCTCGAAGGGCGCCATGCTCACGCACTTCAACCTGGTGGCCAACGCCCTGCAGGTGAAGGAGTGGATGGCCGGGCCGGCGGAGCCGGGCCAGGAGCGTATCCTCACGGTCCTGCCCCTCTTCCACGTGTACGGCATGACGGTCTGCATGAACTTCGGGCTGGCCACCGCCTCCGAGCTCATCCTGCTCCCGCGCTTCGAGATCGCCGAGGTCATGAACACGATCCGGGAGACCCGGCCGACGTTCTTCCCCGGCGTCCCCACCATGTACGTGGCCGTGAACAACTTTCCGGACGCCGAGAGCTACGGCGTTTCGTCCATCCGGCGGTGCAACTCCGGCGGCGCCCCGCTGCCGTTCGAGGTCATGCAGGCCTTCGAGCGCCGCTTCGGGTCGGTGCTCTTCGAGGGCTACGGCCTCTCGGAAGCCTCACCGGTCACTCACGCCAACCCGGTGGTCGGGCTGCGCAAGCCGGGCACCATCGGCATCCCGTACCCGGACACGGACGCCGAGATCGTCGACATCGAGACCGGCGAGCGCGTTCTGCCCCCTGGCGAGGTGGGCGAACTCCGCATCCGCGGACCGCAGGTGATGGCCGGGTACTGGAACCGGCCTGACGAGACGGCGAAGGCCCTGCGGAATGGGTGGCTGTACACCGGCGACATCGCAAAGATGGACGAGGACGGGTACTTCACGATCGTCGAACGGAAGAAGGACATGATCATCACGTCCGGCTACAACGTCTTCCCCCGGGAAGTCGAGGAGGTACTGTACGAGCACCCCGCCGTCCTGGAGGCCGCCGTTGCCGGCATCCCCGATCCGTACCGGGGCGAGGCGGTGAAGGCGTACGTCGTGCTGCGCCCCGGGATGCAGGCGACCGAGGAGGAGATCATCGCGTTCTGCCGGGAACGCATCGCCCCGTTCAAGGCACCCCGGGCAGTGGAGTTCCGCGACAGCCTGCCGAAGAGCGCCGTCGGGAAAGTGCTCCGGCGGCTGTTGACGGAGGGTGAGCGGCAGGCGTGA
- a CDS encoding methionine ABC transporter ATP-binding protein, with protein sequence MIVLKNVSKSFRTPAGTVPALVGVNLHVRKGEVFGIIGLSGAGKSTLIRTMALLEQPDEGAVYLDGRDVTHLRGAALRAERRRLGMIFQHFNLLRSRTAAENVALPLEIAGVPRAQIRRRVAELLDLVGLGDRAGAYPSQLSGGQKQRVAIARALATDPAVLLSDEATSALDPQTTRSILALLRDLGRRLGLTIVLVTHEMDVIRQVCDRVAVMEGGRIVEEGPVLEVFSRPRSAVTRAFLEDLRGDGPLPAWVTVNGKPHPAGEDRRYVHVTFVGPTAAEPVISRMVRRFAVEANVLRGKVDQIGESPFGALTLELRGAPQDVARATEFLTDQGLIVEVLHHA encoded by the coding sequence GTGATCGTCCTCAAGAACGTCAGCAAGTCCTTCCGCACACCGGCCGGGACCGTCCCCGCCCTGGTCGGCGTGAACCTCCACGTCCGGAAGGGCGAGGTGTTCGGCATCATCGGCCTGAGCGGAGCCGGCAAGAGCACGCTGATCCGGACCATGGCCCTTCTGGAGCAGCCGGATGAGGGAGCCGTCTACCTCGACGGCCGCGACGTGACCCACCTGCGCGGGGCGGCGCTGCGGGCCGAGCGCCGCCGCCTGGGGATGATCTTCCAGCACTTCAACCTCCTGCGCTCCCGCACGGCGGCGGAGAACGTGGCCCTCCCGCTGGAGATCGCCGGGGTGCCGCGGGCGCAGATCCGCCGGCGGGTGGCCGAACTGCTGGACCTGGTGGGGCTCGGCGACCGGGCCGGTGCCTATCCATCCCAGCTCTCCGGCGGCCAGAAGCAGCGGGTGGCCATCGCCCGGGCGCTGGCCACCGACCCGGCCGTGCTGCTGTCGGACGAGGCCACCTCCGCCCTCGACCCGCAGACGACCCGCTCCATCCTGGCGCTCCTCCGGGACCTGGGCCGGAGGCTGGGGCTGACCATCGTGCTCGTCACCCACGAGATGGACGTGATCCGTCAGGTCTGCGACCGGGTCGCGGTGATGGAGGGCGGGCGGATCGTGGAGGAAGGGCCCGTGCTCGAGGTCTTCAGCCGCCCCCGCTCCGCCGTCACGCGGGCTTTCCTGGAGGACCTGCGTGGTGACGGCCCGCTACCAGCGTGGGTGACCGTGAACGGCAAGCCCCATCCGGCGGGCGAGGATCGCCGCTACGTGCACGTGACGTTCGTGGGCCCCACGGCCGCCGAACCCGTGATCTCGCGCATGGTCCGCCGCTTCGCCGTCGAGGCGAACGTGCTGCGGGGGAAGGTCGACCAGATCGGCGAGTCCCCCTTCGGCGCCCTCACCCTGGAGCTGCGGGGAGCGCCGCAGGACGTCGCCCGGGCGACCGAGTTCCTGACCGATCAGGGACTCATCGTGGAGGTGCTGCATCATGCCTGA
- a CDS encoding hydroxymethylglutaryl-CoA lyase: protein MVTVCEVGPRDGLQNEPTLLPLEVKAELVRRLVDAGLRRIEVGSFVHPKAVPQMADTDRLCERIPRSPQVTYAGLVLNEKGFDRAVLAGVQQVNFAFAATETFNQRNQRASTQESLDAFQQIARRAREAGMRCALTIGAAFGCPFEGEVPEERIVGFAVRAAEAGADEIVLADTIGVAVPSQVSRLLRHVREAVGNSLPVGVHLHNTRNTGYANAYAALEAGATIVDAAVGGTGGCPFAPRATGNIATEDLVYMLHRMGIQTGIDLDRLIETAQWLEAQIGRTLPGQLMKAGGFPPPGTGLSRAG, encoded by the coding sequence GTGGTGACCGTGTGCGAGGTGGGTCCGCGCGACGGCCTGCAGAACGAGCCGACCTTGCTGCCGCTCGAAGTGAAGGCCGAGCTGGTTCGACGTCTGGTGGACGCGGGCCTACGCCGTATCGAGGTGGGCAGCTTTGTGCATCCCAAGGCCGTGCCCCAGATGGCCGATACCGACCGTCTATGCGAACGGATCCCCCGCAGTCCGCAGGTGACGTATGCCGGGCTCGTGCTGAACGAGAAGGGTTTCGACCGGGCGGTGTTGGCGGGTGTGCAGCAGGTGAACTTCGCCTTCGCCGCGACCGAGACGTTCAATCAGCGCAACCAGCGCGCGTCCACGCAAGAAAGCCTGGACGCTTTCCAGCAGATCGCCCGAAGAGCCCGAGAGGCCGGCATGCGCTGCGCCTTAACCATCGGGGCCGCGTTCGGCTGCCCGTTCGAGGGGGAGGTGCCGGAGGAGCGGATCGTCGGGTTCGCGGTTCGAGCTGCCGAGGCAGGCGCGGACGAGATCGTGCTTGCCGATACCATCGGCGTGGCCGTTCCCTCACAGGTTTCACGGCTCCTGCGGCATGTCCGGGAAGCTGTGGGAAACTCCCTCCCCGTCGGCGTGCACCTCCACAACACCCGCAATACGGGGTACGCCAACGCGTACGCGGCGCTGGAGGCCGGCGCCACGATCGTGGACGCCGCTGTCGGCGGGACGGGGGGCTGTCCGTTCGCCCCTCGGGCCACCGGCAACATCGCCACCGAGGATCTCGTGTACATGCTGCACCGGATGGGCATCCAAACCGGTATCGATCTCGACCGCCTCATCGAGACGGCGCAGTGGCTGGAGGCGCAAATCGGCCGTACGCTACCGGGACAGTTGATGAAGGCGGGCGGGTTCCCTCCCCCGGGCACCGGGTTGAGCAGGGCAGGGTGA
- a CDS encoding methionine ABC transporter permease, which produces MPEPWSLAVFLDEMGPDLLKAVLETLYMVGLSTLFAVVLGVPLGVLLTVTDRGHVLESPGLARLLGSVVNTVRSVPFIILVVALIPLTRLIVGTTIGPTAAVVSLTVAATPFLARLVDGNLREVDPGVIQAALVMGASPWQIVRKVLLPEALPGLVHSATVLVVNLVAYSAITGAVGAGGLGQLAINYGYYRYRGDVMIATVILLVVIVQALQALGDRTVRALDRR; this is translated from the coding sequence ATGCCTGAGCCGTGGAGCCTGGCCGTCTTCCTGGACGAGATGGGCCCTGACCTCTTGAAGGCCGTCCTGGAGACCCTTTACATGGTCGGGTTGTCCACCCTGTTCGCCGTCGTCCTCGGGGTACCGCTCGGCGTTCTGCTCACCGTGACCGACAGGGGCCACGTCCTCGAATCCCCGGGCCTGGCCCGCCTCCTGGGTAGTGTAGTGAACACCGTCCGGTCCGTACCCTTCATCATCCTGGTGGTCGCCCTGATCCCGCTCACGCGGCTCATCGTGGGGACGACCATCGGCCCCACCGCCGCGGTCGTCTCCCTCACCGTGGCGGCGACTCCGTTCCTCGCCCGCCTCGTGGACGGCAACCTGCGGGAGGTCGACCCCGGCGTCATCCAGGCGGCCCTGGTCATGGGCGCCAGCCCCTGGCAGATCGTCCGCAAGGTGCTGCTCCCGGAGGCCCTGCCGGGACTCGTGCACAGCGCCACCGTGCTCGTCGTCAACCTCGTGGCCTACTCGGCCATCACCGGCGCCGTGGGGGCGGGTGGGCTCGGCCAGCTCGCCATCAACTACGGCTACTACCGGTACCGCGGCGACGTGATGATCGCCACCGTGATCCTGCTGGTGGTCATCGTCCAGGCCCTGCAGGCCCTGGGCGACCGCACCGTGCGGGCGCTCGACCGGCGCTAG
- a CDS encoding ABC transporter substrate-binding protein yields the protein MRRREFLRLIGQAGVLAAGGYLFGCAAPRQQAQQGGAPQGGQGAGAAAGGSGPLLSAEITVTHWPSLLYGVPWMVALDKGYFKEERIELKGIVGSDGGGTTVRNVVTGGLPIGEVATAAAYRAWAAGAPLIVVGGGVRSVSEINWVTREDRSDIQTIQDLRGKKIAFTSPGSVTEAVLTLSLKKAGLDPLKDVQMIAAGGVSKGLTALKEGAVDAAADMEPVYSAKPEGLRVVFWARDFVPAFQQTVLIVGPDLVKQGGEAIRALLRARRKGIEYVVAHRDEAAEIFARESKLPVEACRKALETVKPDVYYTAGLDPAGLQAVEEQLRIMGLAPADGKVPWKDFVNQDFLPDGVGKITL from the coding sequence ATGCGGCGGCGTGAGTTCCTGAGGCTCATCGGACAGGCTGGGGTATTGGCGGCGGGCGGTTACCTGTTCGGCTGCGCCGCGCCGCGCCAGCAGGCCCAGCAGGGCGGGGCGCCACAGGGCGGTCAGGGGGCCGGAGCGGCGGCAGGAGGGTCGGGTCCCCTCCTTTCGGCCGAGATCACGGTCACGCACTGGCCGTCCCTTCTCTACGGCGTTCCCTGGATGGTGGCGCTGGACAAGGGCTACTTCAAGGAAGAGCGGATTGAACTGAAGGGCATCGTGGGGTCGGACGGCGGCGGCACCACGGTGCGGAACGTGGTGACGGGGGGCCTTCCCATCGGTGAGGTGGCCACCGCCGCGGCTTACCGCGCCTGGGCCGCGGGAGCCCCGCTGATCGTGGTCGGCGGCGGCGTGCGTAGCGTCTCCGAGATCAACTGGGTCACGCGGGAGGACCGCTCGGACATCCAGACGATCCAGGACCTGCGGGGAAAGAAGATCGCTTTCACGAGCCCCGGCTCCGTAACAGAGGCCGTGCTCACGTTGAGCCTGAAGAAGGCAGGGCTCGACCCACTCAAGGACGTCCAGATGATCGCCGCCGGTGGCGTGTCCAAGGGGCTCACGGCGCTGAAGGAGGGCGCTGTCGATGCGGCCGCGGACATGGAGCCGGTTTACTCGGCCAAGCCGGAAGGGCTGCGGGTAGTCTTTTGGGCGCGCGACTTCGTGCCGGCATTCCAGCAGACCGTGCTCATCGTGGGCCCCGATCTGGTCAAGCAGGGCGGCGAGGCGATCCGGGCGCTCTTGCGGGCGCGGCGCAAGGGCATCGAGTACGTGGTGGCCCATCGGGACGAGGCGGCCGAGATCTTCGCGCGGGAGTCCAAGCTGCCGGTCGAAGCGTGCCGCAAGGCCCTCGAGACGGTGAAGCCGGACGTCTACTACACGGCGGGGCTCGACCCGGCCGGCCTGCAGGCGGTCGAGGAGCAGCTCCGGATCATGGGGCTGGCCCCCGCGGACGGCAAGGTGCCGTGGAAAGACTTCGTCAACCAGGACTTCCTGCCGGACGGCGTCGGCAAGATCACCCTCTGA
- a CDS encoding CaiB/BaiF CoA transferase family protein yields the protein MPRSDAVQSAARGPLAGVRVVELGVLLAGPFVGRLLGDFGAEIIKVEQPGKGDPLREWGHHRYKGRTLWWPVQSRNKKCITLDLHTEKGRELLKRLVAVSDVLVENFRPGVMEGWGLGWEELSRINPRLIMARVSGYGQTGPYASRAGFASVGEAMGGLRYINGYPGQAPPRTGISLGDSLAAMFATQGILMALYWRDALGGGRGQVVDASIMESCFALLESAVPEYDRLGVIREPSGTGLQKVVPSNLYRSRDGKWMVIAANADNVFRRLCQAIGRPELADDPRFATHAARGEHAEEIDSIIAEWAAERDAAEIDRILNDAGVVCGPIYTIADIFRDPHYRAREMIIQMYDPDIGPFAAPGIIPKLSVTPGAALWAGPSRLGTHNEEIYCGLLGLSKEELAELERQGVV from the coding sequence GTGCCAAGAAGCGATGCGGTCCAGTCGGCCGCCCGGGGTCCGCTCGCCGGCGTGCGCGTTGTCGAACTGGGAGTGCTACTCGCCGGGCCGTTCGTCGGTCGTCTGCTCGGAGACTTCGGCGCGGAGATCATCAAGGTAGAACAGCCTGGCAAGGGAGATCCCCTTCGAGAGTGGGGGCACCACCGGTACAAGGGCCGCACCCTATGGTGGCCGGTGCAGTCCCGGAACAAGAAGTGCATCACGCTGGACCTGCATACCGAGAAAGGCCGAGAACTGCTCAAGCGCTTGGTGGCGGTCTCGGACGTCCTGGTGGAGAATTTTCGCCCCGGTGTGATGGAGGGGTGGGGGCTCGGTTGGGAAGAGCTCTCCAGGATCAACCCGCGTCTGATCATGGCCCGCGTGTCCGGTTACGGCCAGACGGGACCCTACGCGTCTCGTGCGGGCTTCGCGAGCGTCGGCGAGGCGATGGGCGGCCTCCGGTACATCAACGGCTATCCTGGGCAGGCGCCCCCCCGGACGGGCATCTCGCTCGGCGATTCCCTCGCTGCCATGTTTGCCACCCAGGGGATCCTCATGGCTCTGTACTGGCGTGACGCGCTCGGCGGTGGGCGCGGGCAGGTGGTGGATGCCTCCATCATGGAGTCCTGCTTTGCCTTGCTGGAGAGCGCCGTGCCCGAGTACGACCGGCTGGGCGTCATCCGGGAGCCGTCAGGGACCGGCTTGCAGAAGGTGGTCCCGTCGAACCTGTACAGGTCGAGGGACGGCAAGTGGATGGTGATCGCCGCCAACGCCGACAACGTTTTCCGCAGGTTGTGCCAGGCAATCGGCCGCCCGGAACTGGCGGACGACCCGCGTTTCGCCACCCACGCTGCCCGCGGCGAGCACGCGGAGGAGATCGACAGTATCATCGCCGAGTGGGCGGCCGAACGGGACGCAGCGGAGATTGACCGAATCCTCAACGACGCAGGGGTCGTCTGCGGGCCGATCTACACCATCGCGGATATCTTCCGAGACCCGCATTATCGAGCTCGGGAAATGATTATTCAGATGTACGACCCCGACATCGGTCCGTTCGCGGCGCCCGGGATCATCCCGAAGCTCTCCGTGACGCCGGGGGCCGCACTTTGGGCCGGCCCGTCGCGGCTGGGCACCCACAACGAGGAGATCTACTGCGGGCTTCTCGGCCTCTCGAAGGAGGAACTGGCGGAACTCGAGCGGCAGGGGGTGGTGTAG
- a CDS encoding MetQ/NlpA family ABC transporter substrate-binding protein, protein MRRVWLSFAVALTTLALLTGCGSKPAGGAAGAANAGAPVAGASDAGGATSPVVLRVGVTAGPHEQIMKEVAKLLEPQGIRLDIKVFTDYKIPNQALEAGDLDLNSFQHQPYLDTENKERGFHLVSIARTVTFPMGVYSRKIQKLDEIRQGGTVAIPNDPTNGGRALLVLQQAGLIKLKPEAGILASPRDVVENPKGLRFQELDAAQLPRVLPDVDAAVINTNYAMEAGLNPRKDAIFVEQNSPYVNVIAVREKEKDRPEFRKVVEAYHSPQIRKFIEETFQGAVVPGF, encoded by the coding sequence ATGCGCAGAGTCTGGCTCTCCTTCGCGGTAGCCCTCACGACCCTGGCCCTTCTCACCGGGTGCGGCTCGAAGCCCGCGGGCGGCGCCGCCGGCGCGGCGAACGCCGGTGCTCCCGTGGCGGGTGCGTCCGACGCCGGCGGCGCCACGAGCCCGGTGGTGCTCCGGGTCGGCGTGACCGCCGGGCCGCACGAGCAGATCATGAAGGAAGTGGCGAAGCTCCTTGAGCCCCAGGGCATCCGCCTGGACATCAAGGTCTTCACCGACTACAAGATCCCGAACCAGGCCCTGGAGGCCGGCGACCTGGACCTGAACTCCTTCCAGCACCAGCCCTACCTCGACACCGAGAACAAGGAGCGGGGCTTCCACCTGGTCTCCATCGCCAGGACCGTGACCTTCCCGATGGGCGTCTACTCCCGGAAGATCCAGAAGCTCGACGAGATCCGCCAGGGCGGCACCGTGGCGATCCCGAACGACCCGACCAACGGCGGCCGGGCGCTGCTGGTCCTGCAGCAGGCGGGGCTCATCAAGCTGAAGCCGGAGGCCGGGATCCTGGCGAGCCCCCGGGACGTGGTCGAGAACCCGAAGGGGCTGAGGTTCCAGGAGCTCGACGCCGCCCAGCTGCCCCGGGTCCTGCCGGACGTCGACGCCGCGGTGATCAACACGAACTACGCGATGGAGGCGGGCCTGAACCCCAGGAAGGACGCGATCTTCGTCGAGCAGAACTCGCCGTACGTGAACGTCATCGCCGTGCGGGAGAAGGAGAAGGACCGGCCCGAGTTCCGGAAGGTCGTCGAGGCGTACCACTCGCCCCAGATCAGGAAGTTCATCGAGGAGACCTTCCAGGGCGCCGTGGTACCGGGATTCTGA
- a CDS encoding sigma 54-interacting transcriptional regulator has translation MRTRLAIFGHPLITGQLREVAAEFGPALEVRLVDQVLLSEAVALARQWEAESAVDVFVSGGANAALLKQSVTLPVVAFRVNSLDLLAGISRAMALSPVVPVVTYGEPLHGLGEVSHLFRVRVLALAYASRDELPKRLDEARRLGARAVVGSSLVCECAAAAGMHGVLIYSRASFREAIANALDLAAARQRELERAERFKAILDFAYSGIVATDEDGRITVFNPVAEKIVGVSARDAMGRRLDEAVGPDCSLIPAIRARQTELNQVHRIGRGEVLASHVPIVVEGQARGCVLTFQDAAVIQRGAERLRGQSESRGLTARYTLADVVGESPGIRSAIDKAARYARVDSTVLIEGETGTGKELFAQGIHNASCRQDGPFVAINCAALPEALLESELFGYEEGAFTGARKGGKPGLFELASRGTIFLDEIGELSPGLQARLLRVLQQRQVMRVGGDRVIPVDVRVIAATHRDLRAEVTAGRFRRDLFFRLDVLRLTLPPLRERIEDVPLLVETILRRFDPVLATELRPLLGRVVPVARLYTWPGNVRELENVVERFAVTIQGSSLSPREALVRFLTLVEEHISGSGTSPRGVSGRPGTTASRPTSPDDIRRMVALAGGNRSEAARRLGISRTTLYRKLRESK, from the coding sequence ATGCGGACGCGCTTGGCCATCTTCGGGCATCCCCTCATCACTGGCCAGTTGCGTGAGGTTGCGGCAGAGTTCGGCCCGGCGCTCGAGGTCAGGCTGGTCGATCAGGTACTCCTGTCGGAGGCCGTGGCCCTGGCGCGACAGTGGGAGGCCGAGTCCGCCGTGGACGTTTTCGTCTCGGGCGGGGCAAACGCAGCTCTGCTGAAACAGTCCGTGACCCTGCCCGTCGTGGCGTTCCGGGTCAACTCTCTTGACCTCTTGGCGGGCATCTCCAGAGCCATGGCCCTTTCGCCGGTGGTGCCGGTGGTCACCTATGGCGAGCCGCTCCACGGCCTTGGGGAGGTCTCCCATCTTTTTCGTGTGCGGGTGCTCGCCCTCGCCTATGCCTCGCGGGACGAACTCCCGAAGCGCCTCGACGAGGCCCGGCGCCTGGGAGCACGCGCCGTGGTCGGGTCGAGCCTCGTTTGCGAGTGCGCGGCCGCCGCCGGCATGCACGGTGTGCTCATCTACTCCCGCGCCTCGTTCAGGGAAGCGATCGCCAACGCCCTGGACCTGGCGGCTGCCCGCCAGCGGGAACTCGAGCGTGCGGAACGCTTCAAGGCCATCCTCGACTTCGCCTACAGCGGCATCGTGGCTACGGACGAGGACGGCCGTATCACAGTATTTAACCCGGTGGCCGAGAAAATCGTGGGCGTATCCGCCCGAGACGCGATGGGGCGCCGCCTCGACGAAGCGGTGGGGCCCGATTGCAGCCTCATCCCCGCCATCCGGGCCCGCCAGACCGAACTGAACCAGGTTCACCGCATCGGCCGCGGTGAGGTATTGGCCAGCCACGTACCCATCGTGGTGGAAGGGCAGGCGAGAGGTTGCGTACTGACCTTTCAGGACGCGGCGGTCATCCAGCGCGGAGCCGAGCGGCTGCGGGGGCAGTCGGAGAGCCGGGGGCTCACGGCACGTTACACCCTCGCAGACGTGGTCGGGGAGAGTCCTGGGATCCGATCGGCGATTGACAAGGCGGCCCGCTACGCGCGGGTCGACTCGACCGTCCTGATCGAGGGGGAAACCGGAACCGGCAAAGAGCTGTTCGCCCAGGGGATCCACAACGCCAGCTGCCGCCAGGACGGTCCCTTTGTCGCCATCAACTGTGCCGCGCTGCCGGAGGCCCTCCTGGAGAGCGAACTCTTCGGTTACGAGGAGGGGGCGTTCACCGGCGCCCGTAAGGGCGGGAAGCCAGGGCTGTTCGAACTGGCCAGCCGTGGAACTATCTTCCTGGACGAGATCGGAGAACTTTCCCCCGGCCTGCAGGCGCGCCTGCTGCGTGTCCTTCAGCAGCGCCAAGTCATGAGGGTGGGCGGCGACCGAGTCATTCCAGTCGACGTTCGCGTGATCGCTGCTACGCACCGAGACCTGCGGGCCGAGGTCACGGCAGGCCGTTTCCGCCGGGACCTCTTCTTCCGGCTCGACGTGCTGCGTCTAACCCTGCCCCCGCTTCGGGAGCGGATCGAGGACGTGCCGCTTCTGGTGGAGACCATCTTGCGTCGTTTCGACCCCGTCCTCGCAACCGAACTCCGCCCGCTCCTCGGCCGTGTCGTGCCGGTGGCGAGGCTGTACACGTGGCCCGGCAACGTGCGGGAGCTGGAAAACGTCGTCGAACGCTTCGCGGTGACCATCCAGGGGAGTTCGTTATCGCCGCGCGAGGCGCTTGTGCGGTTTCTCACGCTGGTGGAGGAGCACATTTCTGGCAGCGGCACAAGCCCGCGCGGCGTATCCGGCCGCCCCGGCACGACTGCTTCGCGTCCGACTTCCCCCGACGACATCCGCCGCATGGTGGCCCTTGCCGGCGGTAATCGGTCAGAGGCTGCCCGCCGCCTGGGTATCAGCCGGACGACGTTGTACCGGAAACTGCGCGAAAGCAAGTAA